One Caretta caretta isolate rCarCar2 chromosome 6, rCarCar1.hap1, whole genome shotgun sequence genomic region harbors:
- the LOC125638091 gene encoding interferon-induced very large GTPase 1 yields the protein MAFETIRRGRERLIALLLTSPDPVLDEVASLGIVTEEEYEALEKLSEPRERIRRLLIKIQKKGESGCEQFLECLQSLFPEFPSDLQPPARRYVTQTKDAENPEGGTSSEKTGQENLEAAVATRKNELENPESAELHEVNDLGYPDGCPSSGDIDPPNPEDAMCSEKNDPEKPEEPEKPEAEPSSGKGLVIPNFATSAMKNGPQNPETALPSKNDPESPGGDRFSEKDAAAVSSERADFEGSGNIPSCGEEEKTAAIKGKFEDGATPDSDVSMSESRAETPGVAMSVERCGAETPGHSASVDRSGDEAPETSPNKVHGGRRGALKTVLSKLRLKKFRNGKLRLSDLLEISPESLKDWTLSILGDLPWHFLRKLMALNGTARSTSLGQGTSDEDTSEDEEGGVSGDVFSVREDDSRASLHPLDVLCAVLLCSDSFLQQEILSKMSMCQFALPLLLPAVDTPKCTLLLWAMRDIVRKWRPHSLAESRGFREESLVLTKMPTISFVRMGSCSFSKSKLLNEVLSPSQQHQDFFIHRDMESGNIPREIADGLVEISWYFPAGRENLDLFPEPIAVANLRGDIESHWLQFSFLTEVSSAVFILTESISEREYTLLSSLQGSATKYYFILNSQAGKAKETLGLLNKLAPQLNMNKSQLLVKQKSNNSAELVKKLRSTLRGVMSSSPKSASIRDMAVTARELGIQVDEDDGECWTALEHVQEITAEIQDVAKYKREMLRLQGDLWRNLAKVEKELCRMKGQRDVPPEDYRSQLRERWLELRRQQNQCDLTSGMVKFISGIGQLSPAEKHHFLKWMKFHLDHIARGNLSRLRAEYKEKCRALGDDAKQLAELDELISASSLGVEHFMRELGQFYEAECSMVKDGNMGNIQRQFICLPGIAADLMLEGFPMELIDGDASNIPLQWVTDVLAELHAKLGGRSRMLVLTVLGVQSTGKSTLLNTMFGLQFAVSSGRCTRGAFMSLIKVAENFRQELGCDFILVIDTEGLKAPELAKLEDSYEHDNELATLVIGLSDITIVNMAMENATEMKDVLQIVVHAFLRMEEIGHKPNCQFVHQNVSDVSAHEQNMRDRKHLLEQLDEMTKAAARMEKQSREMKFSDIMDYDPEKHSWYIPGLWHGVPPMAPVNMGYSESVCELKKYLFEFMRNRSPHRAPKDIPQFIEWVRSLWNAVKHENFIFSFRNSLVAEAYTQLSVMYAEWEWDFRKEMHLWMSKAETTIQNQSPDDLGPDTFEKLRLEVHQMLHNGEQKMQQSLQSYFESGTGNLHLVEKYREDFLRSVTFLRHELESYLLCKSEEAIRIQKGRSKIDHLQARYMKTIEGKVDGLLRDCRERDKELTPKELQREFAKMWKETLAELPLESLPLRQIHKDIRYQLCKDLENRGSLVKQMLHKAQSLLTYQSKPFCMKKEYLDLAWYRVPVEFITQQCWRELEEFTKSLMEECRRYVGQKVHSQGDYDQTYCTELLWMINERLQEKIAGKMCTSASFEVDLKLHILGEAASAFQKMHEDFLKKNDPQRRLEELRPQYFSTFRDVYYEKDACQKRAFDFCDRCLRPALWEYMKKRLGIEIVDNFLSSGESIEYGSRSFFQFSVQKKLLEEMDFNNYVKYINNYEVFVKSWIQTRLFERYREMGGLKELEKVVLATIMKKIQETLESSECQDAPTVSEFLDHFCQAMCKELVISKDSLEVILFKNTASVGQFSADIQTFLPQVEEGTLSEWEELSGEMVFTQLQFKPQDEIFKRVFGCGKQCPFCNVPCEAGGSDHKEHFASVHRPQGLGRYRDETSKRLIYSLCSSDVVSSMLFRNLHTAFQWHPYKDYRQFYPTWRIQPDPSISASDYWKFIFRKFNHQFAKEYKADPADLPTEWKKITEKQALQSIREAFNME from the exons ATGGCCTTTGAGACGATCCGCCGGGGACGGGAGCGACTCATCGCCCTCCTTCTAACAAGCCCCGACCCCGTCTTGGACGAAGTGGCCTCGCTGGGGATAGTCACCGAGGAGGAGTATGAGGCCTTGGAGAAGCTCTCGGAGCCCAGGGAGAGGATCCGAAGGCTGCTGATAAAGATCCAGAAGAAGGGGGAGAGCGGCTGTGAGCAGTTCCTGGAGTGTCTGCAGAGCCTCTTCCCAGAGTTTCCATCAGATTTACAGCCCCCGGCACGCC GGTACGTAACTCAGACAAAGGATGCAGAGAATCCAGAAGGTGGCACATCCTCCGAGAAGACCGGACAAGAAAATCTAGAAGCTGCTGTAGCCACACGGAAGAATGAGCTGGAGAATCCAGAAAGTGCTGAACTGCATGAGGTGAATGATCTAGGGTATCCAGACGGTTGCCCATCCTCAGGGGACATTGATCCACCGAACCCAGAAGATGCCATGTGCTCAGAGAAGAATGATCCAGAGAAGCCGGAAGAACCTGAGAAGCCGGAAGCTGAGCCGTCCTCAGGGAAGGGACTGGTGATACCAAATTTTGCCACATCCGCCATGAAGAACGGACCACAAAACCCAGAAACTGCTTTACCCTCAAAGAATGATCCAGAGAGTCCAGGAGGTGACAGATTCTCCGAGAAAGATGCAGCTGCTGTGTCCTCAGAGAGAGCAGATTTCGAAG GATCTGGAAATATCCCCAGCTgtggagaagaagaaaagacTGCTGCAATAAAAGGGAAATTTGAAg ATGGAGCGACTCCAGACTCAGATGTCTCCATGTCGGAGAGCAGAGCCGAGACACCAGGAGTTGCCATGTCAGTGGAGAGGTGCGGAGCTGAGACACCAGGACATTCTGCATCAGTGGACAGGAGCGGAGATGAGGCTCCCGAGACCTCTCCCAACAAAGTTCATGGAG GGAGAAGAGGAGCCCTGAAAACCGTCTTGTCAAAGCTGAGGCTCAAGAAGTTCAGAAATGGGAAACTGCGGCTGAGTGATCTCCTGGAAATCAGCCCGGAGAGCCTGAAGGACTGGACTCTTTCCATCCTGGGAGACTTGCCTTGGCACTTCCTGAGAAAGCTCATGGCTTTGAACGGGACAGCCAGAAGCACAAGCCTTGGGCAGGGGACATCTGATGAGGACACAAGTGAGGATGAGGAgggtggggtgagtggggatgTGTTTTCTGTGAGGGAAGACGACTCTAGGGCTTCTCTGCACCCCCTCGATGTTCTCTGTGCCGTTCTGCTTTGCTCAGACAGTTTCCTACAGCAGGAGATCCTCTCCAAAATGTCCATGTGCCAGTTtgccctccctctgctgctaccTGCCGTTGACACCCCCAAGTGCACCCTACTGCTGTGGGCCATGAGGGACATTGTGAGGAAGTGGaggccccactccctggcagagagcagagggttcagagaggagagcCTGGTGCTCACCAAAATGCCAACCATTTCCTTTGTGCGGATGGGgagctgcagcttctccaagtcTAAACTCCTCAATGAggttctcagcccctcccagcagcaccagGATTTCTTCATCCATCGGGACATGGAGTCTGGGAACATCCCCCGGGAAATCGCAGATGGGCTAGTCGAGATTTCCTGGTATTTCCCTGCTGGGAGGGAGAATCTGGATCTTTTCCCAGAACCCATCGCGGTTGCAAACCTGCGGGGAGACATTGAGTCgcactggctgcagttcagctTTTTAACAGAGGTCTCCTCAGCAGTGTTCATATTAACGGAGAGCATCAGTGAGAGAGAATACACGCTGTTATCATCTCTGCAGGGATCAGCCACTAAATACTACTTCATCCTTAACAGTCAGGCTGGGAAAGCCAAGGAAACACTGGGACTCCTCAATAAATTAGCCCCGCAACTGAATATGAACAAATCACAACTTCTGGTGAAACAGAAGAGCAACAATAGCGCAGAACTGGTGAAAAAGCTACGATCCACCCTACGGGGTGTCATGAGCTCCTCTCCCAAGAGCGCGAGCATCCGTGACATGGCTGTGACAGCGCGGGAGCTCGGGATCCAGGTGGATGAAGATGATGGAGAATGTTGGACCGCCTTGGAGCACGTTCAAGAAATCACCGCAGAAATACAGGACGTGGCAAAGTACAAGAGGGAAATGCTGAGGCTCCAAGGGGATCTGTGGAGGAACTTGGCTAAAGTGGAGAAAGAGCTGTGCCGGATGAAAGGCCAACGGGACGTCCCTCCGGAAGACTATAGATCCCAGCTGAGAGAAAGGTGGTTGGAGCTACGCAGGCAGCAGAACCAGTGTGACCTCACTAGCGGGATGGTTAAATTTATTAGCGGGATAGGACAGTTGAGTCCAGCTGAGAAACATCACTTCCTGAAATGGATGAAGTTCCACCTGGATCACATCGCCAGGGGGAACCTCTCTAGGCTCCGGGCTGAGTATAAAGAGAAATGTCGTGCTCTAGGGGATGATGCAAAACAGCTGGCAGAACTGGACGAACTAATCTCTGCCAGCTCCTTAGGGGTGGAGCATTTCATGCGTGAGTTGGGGCAATTTTACGAGGCCGAATGCTCAATGGTGAAAGACGGGAACATGGGGAACATCCAAAGGCAATTCATCTGTCTCCCAGGCATAGCAGCTGACCTGATGCTGGAAGGGTTTCCCATGGAGCTGATCGATGGAGATGCCTCCAACATCCCACTGCAGTGGGTGACAGATGTTCTGGCTGAGCTCCATGCCAAGCTGGGGGGAAGGTCCAGAATGCTGGTTCTAACAGTGCTGGGAGTGCAGAGCACTGGGAAATCCACCCTCCTCAACACCATGTTCGGCCTGCAGTTTGCAGTGAGCAGTGGCCGATGTACCCGAGGAGCCTTCATGTCCCTCATTAAAGTGGCAGAGAACTTTCGGCAGGAGCTGGGCTGTGACTTCATCCTGGTGATAGACACAGAAGGCCTGAAAGCCCCGGAACTGGCCAAGCTGGAGGACAGTTATGAACATGACAATGAGCTGGCCACATTGGTGATTGGACTGAGTGACATAACCATTGTTAACATGGCCATGGAGAACGCCACCGAAATGAAGGATGTTCTGCAAATTGTGGTCCATGCATTTCTCAGAATGGAGGAAATTGGACACAAACCCAACTGCCAGTTTGTGCATCAGAATGTCAGTGACGTGTCTGCGCATGAACAAAACATGAGGGACAGGAAACACCTCCTGGAGCAGCTGGATGAAATGACCAAAGCTGCAGCGAGGATGGAAAAGCAAAGCAGGGAGATGAAATTTTCTGACATCATGGACTATGATCCAGAGAAGCACAGTTGGTACATCCCTGGGCTGTGGCATGGAGTCCCTCCTATGGCACCAGTGAATATGGGATACAGCGAGAGCGTGTGTGAGCTGAAGAAATACCTGTTTGAATTCATGAGGAATCGATCACCTCACAGAGCCCCCAAGGACATTCCTCAGTTCATTGAGTGGGTGAGGAGCCTCTGGAACGCCGTGAAACACGAGAACTTCATCTTCAGCTTCAGAAACAGCCTGGTGGCTGAGGCCTATACCCAGCTGTCTGTGATGTACGCGGAGTGGGAGTGGGATTTCCGCAAGGAGATGCACCTCTGGATGTCCAAAGCCGAAACCACCATCCAGAACCAATCCCCAGACGATCTGGGTCCCGACACCTTTGAGAAACTAAGGCTGGAAGTTCACCAGATGCTCCACAATGGGGAGCAGAAGATGCAGCAGAGTTTACAGAGCTACTTTGAGAGTGGAACTGGGAACCTTCATTTGGTAGAGAAATACAGGGAAGATTTTCTCCGGAGTGTGACATTTCTCCGGCACGAACTGGAGAGCTATCTGCTCTGTAAATCTGAAGAGGCCATTCGTATCCAGAAAGGTCGGAGCAAGATAGACCATCTGCAGGCCAGGTACATGAAAACCATTGAAGGGAAGGTGGATGGGCTCTTGCGGGACTGCAGGGAGAGGGACAAGGAGCTAACGCCCAAGGAACTGCAAAGAGAGTTTGCCAAGATGTGGAAGGAAACCTTAGCAGAGCTGCCACTGGAGAGCTTACCCCTACGCCAAATTCATAAAGACATCCGCTACCAGCTCTGCAAGGACCTGGAGAACAGAGGGAGTTTGGTCAAGCAGATGCTCCATAAAGCCCAGAGCTTGTTGACCTATCAAAGCAAACCCTTCTGCATGAAGAAGGAGTATCTGGACTTGGCTTGGTACAGAGTGCCTGTGGAGTTTATAACTCAGCAATGTTGGCGTGAATTGGAAGAGTTCACAAAGTCCCTGATGGAGGAGTGTAGGAGGTACGTTGGGCAGAAGGTCCACTCCCAAGGGGATTACGACCAGACCTACTGCACGGAATTGCTGTGGATGATCAACGAGAGGCTTCAGGAGAAGATCGCTGGGAAGATGTGCACCAGTGCTTCCTTCGAAGTTGATTTAAAACTTCACATCCTGGGCGAGGCGGCCAGCGCTTTCCAGAAGATGCACGAAGACTTTCTCAAGAAGAACGACCCTCAGCGTCGCCTGGAGGAGCTGAGACCTCAGTATTTCTCCACCTTCAGAGACGTTTACTATGAGAAGGATGCCTGCCAGAAGAGAGCTTTTGATTTCTGTGACCGGTGTCTGAGACCCGCCCTGTGGGAGTATATGAAAAAGAGACTCGGGATTGAGATAGTGGACAACTTTCTCAGCAGTGGAGAATCCATCGAGTACGGCAGCCGGAGCTTCTTCCAGTTCTCCGTGCAGAAGAAGCTTCTGGAGGAGATGGACTTCAATAACTACGTGAAATACATCAATAACTATGAAGTGTTTGTCAAATCTTGGATCCAGACACGCCTGTTTGAGCGCTACAGAGAGATGGGGGGCTTGAAGGAGCTGGAGAAAGTGGTTCTAGCCACAATAATGAAGAAAATCCAGGAAACTCTGGAGAGCTCTGAGTGCCAAGACGCCCCCACCGTCTCTGAGTTCTTGGACCATTTTTGCCAAGCGATGTGCAAGGAGCTGGTCATCTCCAAGGACAGTTTGGAGGTGATCCTCTTCAAGAACACAGCCAGTGTCGGGCAGTTCTCAGCGGACATCCAGACCTTCCTTCCCCAGGTGGAAGAAGGTACCCTCTCAGAGTGGGAAGAGCTGAGCGGGGAAATGGTCTTCACACAGCTCCAGTTCAAGCCCCAGGATGAGATCTTCAAGCGCGTGtttggctgtgggaagcagtgtccGTTCTGTAACGTTCCCTGTGAAGCAGGAGGCAGTGACCACAAGGAGCATTTTGCATCAGTGCATCGGCCTCAAGGGCTGGGGAGATACAGGGATGAGACAAGCAAGAGACTTATATATTCTTTATGCTCCTCTGACGTGGTTTCTTCAATGTTATTTCGAAATCTGCACACAGCCTTCCAATGGCATCCCTACAAAGATTATCGCCAATTTTACCCCACCTGGCGCATTCAACCAGACCCCAGCATCAGCGCCTCCGATTATTGGAAGTTCATATTCAGAAAGTTCAATCACCAGTTTGCCAAAGAGTACAAAGCGGATCCTGCCGATCTCCCCACAGAGTGGAAGAAAATAACCGAGAAGCAGGCTCTGCAGAGCATCCGAGAGGCCTTTAACATGGAATAG
- the LOC125637851 gene encoding perforin-1-like — protein sequence MPKPSVFMFLLLFLLPVVSPECQTGTAAACTNATFVPGYNLVGEGIDVTTLGRTGAYLVDTSQWRGPNGTCTLCRNPLQGGQWQRLPLAAVDWRVRVSCQRKLSSSVQQSAMGMMESAASVVQNDWKVGLKVSMVPMVNIKMGLAGSRSKLAEFVTQKSRKDKYAFIRHEVSCQYYGFRVSEKPPFTSHFTQAVKNLPSLYNKASEPEYHHLIQTYGTHYVSQASLGGRVQDMTAVRVCEAALDGLTVNEIKDCLSTEAAVNIGVASLQFSFNKCKAKKNKLKFHQSFHETYRERYVEVEGGKNTADLLFSNNYVGVFSDWMKTLESLPGLLTYSLRPIHTLLGQDDPKQEVLRQAVSEYIRERALRVDCTKSCPAGTRRSALDPCSCVCPGDSSTNTMCCSQQRGLARLTVTVERANGLRGDPIGATDAYVKVFFGGREIRTRTIWNNNNPVWYRHMDFGTIHVTVASQFRVEVWDKDWSRDDVLGSCTVPLTSGGPRQRECYLKRGRIWFRYSLPCGPNLQGQRCSEYVPQPPQHSIVQGKGLW from the exons ATGCCCAAACCTAGTGTCTTCATGTTCCTCCTCCTATTCCTCCTCCCCGTGGTCTCCCCCGAATGCCAGACGGGCACGGCTGCTGCATGCACGAATGCAACCTTCGTGCCCGGGTACAACCTGGTGGGAGAGGGGATTGATGTGACCACACTGGGCAGGACGGGGGCCTACTTGGTGGACACCAGCCAGTGGCGCGGCCCGAATGGCACCTGCACCCTGTGCCGGAACCCGCTGCAGGGAGGCCAGTGGCAGAGGCTGCCACTGGCCGCGGTGGACTGGAGGGTCCGCGTCTCGTGCCAACGAAAGCTCAGCAGCTCGGTGCAGCAGTCGGCCATGGGCATGATGGAGTCCGCAGCGTCCGTGGTGCAGAACGACTGGAAGGTGGGGCTGAAAGTGTCCATGGTGCCCATGGTTAATATCAAGATGGGGCTGGCCGGCTCACGTTCCAAACTGGCCGAATTCGTCACGCAGAAGTCGCGGAAGGACAAATATGCCTTCATAAGGCATGAGGTTTCCTGCCAATATTATGG GTTCCGGGTCAGTGAGAAACCTCCATTCACCAGCCATTTCACCCAGGCGGTGAAGAACCTTCCAAGCCTGTACAACAAGGCCTCTGAGCCGGAGTACCATCATCTGATTCAGACCTATGGCACCCACTATGTGTCTCAGGCATCCCTGGGGGGCCGGGTGCAGGACATGACTGCGGTGCGGGTCTGCGAGGCGGCGCTGGATGGGCTGACCGTCAATGAGATCAAGGACTGTCTGAGCACGGAGGCGGCCGTGAATATTGGGGTGGCCTCATTGCAATTCAGCTTCAACAAGTGCAAGGCGAAGAAAAATAAGTTGAAATTCCATCAGAGCTTTCACGAGACGTACCGGGAGCGCTACGTAGAGGTGGAAGGAGGGAAGAACACGGCCGACCTGCTTTTCTCCAACAATTACGTTGGGGTCTTCTCAGATTGGATGAAAACCCTGGAGTCCCTCCCTGGCCTTCTCACTTACTCCTTGAGGCCGATCCACACCTTGTTGGGGCAGGACGACCCCAAGCAGGAGGTGCTGAGGCAGGCAGTGAGTGAGTACATCCGTGAGAGGGCCCTGCGGGTGGATTGCACCAAGAGCTGCCCAGCGGGGACCCGGCGGAGCGCCCTCGACCCCTGCTCCTGTGTCTGCCCTGGGGACAGCTCCACCAACACCATGTGCTGCTCGCAGCAACGGGGCCTGGCAAGGCTGACGGTGACTGTGGAGCGGGCAAATGGTCTGCGGGGCGACCCCATTGGTGCTACGGATGCCTACGTCAAGGTCTTCTTTGGAGGGAGGGAGATCCGAACTCGCACCATCTGGAACAACAACAATCCCGTCTGGTACAGACACATGGACTTCGGCACCATCCATGTCACCGTCGCCAGCCAGTTCCGTGTCGAGGTATGGGACAAAGACTGGTCGAGGGATGACGTGCTGGGGTCCTGCACGGTCCCGCTCACATCTGGGGGGCCCCGCCAGAGGGAGTGCTACCTGAAACGTGGCCGCATCTGGTTCCGTTACAGTCTGCCCTGTGGGCCCAACCTTCAGGGCCAGAGATGTTCTGAGTAtgttccccagcccccccagcacagcaTAGTCCAAGGGAAGGGGCTATGGTGA